One Bacteroidota bacterium genomic window carries:
- a CDS encoding GH3 auxin-responsive promoter family protein, with amino-acid sequence MLILGTIIKKAIEIRSRLPYETRKTDAFHAQQRVLRRLLRKAQFTHFGEHYGFDDILKQDDLIKAFRERVPLHDYNSIFNNWWYRSLNGEPYITWPGSVKYFALSSGTSESSSKHIPVTSDMLRSIKKTSIRQLLSLAKYDFPTEFYDKGVLMLGGSTHLQYNGNYYEGDLSGISVSTIPFWFQHFYKPGRRISKERDWTTKLDEIIKKADQWDIGVIVGVPAWLQILLERIISYYSLRTIHDIWPNLSIYVHGGVSFEPYLKGFEKLLSRPLTYLETYLASEGFIAYQSRTNANSMQMVLDDGLYFEFIPFTDQNFYSDSGLRPDAETLTIKQVEADKEYALILSSNAGAWRYLIGDTIKFTSKEMNEIIITGRTKHFLNICGEHLSQDNMNRAVRMLEDESNIEIREFTVTGVKYGSMFAHKWYLGTDNPIDPKLAKEKIDAYLKILNDDYRVERIAAIKDIFIEILPSEIFYNWMKRCGREGGQNKFPRVLKNKALSDWENYLQTLKNKSD; translated from the coding sequence ATGCTTATCCTGGGAACCATCATAAAAAAAGCCATTGAAATAAGAAGCCGGCTTCCATATGAAACCAGGAAGACAGACGCATTCCATGCCCAGCAGAGGGTACTCAGAAGACTGTTGCGTAAAGCTCAGTTCACTCATTTTGGAGAACATTATGGTTTTGATGATATCTTAAAGCAGGATGACCTGATTAAGGCTTTCAGGGAACGAGTGCCATTACACGATTACAACTCCATTTTTAATAATTGGTGGTACCGTTCGCTGAATGGTGAGCCATATATAACATGGCCGGGCAGTGTAAAATATTTTGCATTAAGCTCGGGCACTTCCGAATCGTCGAGCAAACACATCCCTGTCACCTCCGACATGCTGCGGTCTATTAAAAAGACAAGCATCCGGCAGCTTCTGTCACTGGCCAAATATGATTTCCCGACTGAATTCTATGACAAGGGCGTGCTTATGCTGGGCGGCAGCACCCATCTGCAGTATAATGGCAACTATTATGAAGGTGATTTATCAGGTATTTCAGTCAGCACTATCCCTTTTTGGTTTCAACATTTTTATAAACCGGGACGAAGAATATCCAAAGAGCGTGACTGGACGACAAAGCTGGATGAGATCATTAAAAAAGCCGACCAGTGGGATATAGGAGTTATTGTTGGAGTGCCGGCATGGCTTCAGATATTACTCGAAAGAATAATCAGCTATTATAGCCTCAGAACCATTCACGATATTTGGCCGAATCTTTCCATTTATGTTCATGGTGGCGTTTCATTCGAACCCTATTTGAAAGGCTTTGAAAAATTACTGTCCAGACCTCTTACATACCTTGAAACCTATCTGGCATCAGAGGGGTTTATCGCATACCAGAGCCGGACAAATGCCAATTCCATGCAGATGGTGCTCGACGACGGCCTTTATTTTGAGTTTATTCCATTTACTGACCAGAATTTCTATAGTGACAGTGGGCTCCGGCCGGATGCCGAAACATTGACCATCAAGCAGGTGGAAGCAGACAAGGAATATGCTTTGATACTCAGTTCCAATGCCGGGGCATGGCGTTACCTTATAGGTGATACCATTAAATTCACTTCCAAAGAAATGAATGAAATCATCATCACCGGTCGTACTAAACACTTTCTGAATATATGCGGTGAGCACTTGTCGCAGGATAACATGAACCGTGCAGTCAGGATGCTTGAGGATGAGTCCAATATCGAGATCAGGGAATTCACCGTTACAGGTGTTAAATATGGCTCCATGTTTGCACACAAATGGTATCTGGGAACCGATAATCCTATTGATCCCAAACTGGCAAAAGAAAAAATCGATGCATACCTGAAAATTCTTAACGACGATTACCGCGTTGAACGCATCGCAGCCATAAAAGATATCTTCATCGAAATCCTTCCATCTGAAATATTTTACAACTGGATGAAACGATGTGGAAGAGAAGGTGGTCAGAATAAATTTCCAAGAGTGTTAAAAAATAAAGCCCTGTCAGACTGGGAAAACTATTTACAAACCCTTAAAAACAAATCTGATTAA
- a CDS encoding endonuclease/exonuclease/phosphatase family protein: protein MIKILRLLIKMVLWIIIICILAFVAILCWFTISDYNPGLEEPVKITGEGISYNDNYDTLSLITWNIGYAGLGQKMDFFYEGGNQVRPSYADYSKYQEGILNTLKNIKSSDFLLLQEVDQRAKRSYYTNQVEAIVKVFPAYASMFAINYYSKFVPVPVEKPMGYVRAGIMTLSHFTPLGASRHSFRSDYSWPKKLFMLDRCYLIARYKNSDGHELVVINTHNSAFADAAMLRDKELGILRTVMEKEYAKGNYMIIGGDWNQNPLPFNEHLITSDDIVKKIDPSIPMNFLPPGWQWAFDPSQPTNRDVNEPYVHGKTKTTIIDFFVLSPNIELIDVKTLADGFTFSDHQPVYLKIRLIK, encoded by the coding sequence ATGATTAAAATTTTAAGACTCCTTATAAAAATGGTTTTGTGGATAATTATAATATGTATTCTGGCATTCGTCGCCATCCTATGTTGGTTCACCATCAGTGATTATAATCCCGGATTGGAGGAACCGGTTAAAATTACAGGTGAGGGAATATCCTATAACGACAATTATGATACATTGTCTCTGATAACATGGAATATCGGATATGCCGGTCTTGGTCAGAAAATGGACTTCTTTTATGAAGGCGGGAACCAGGTAAGGCCCTCATATGCAGATTATTCGAAATACCAGGAAGGTATTCTTAACACCCTGAAAAATATTAAATCATCCGATTTTCTTCTGCTTCAGGAGGTAGACCAGCGGGCAAAAAGAAGTTATTATACAAATCAGGTGGAGGCCATTGTTAAAGTCTTCCCTGCTTATGCCTCAATGTTTGCCATAAATTATTATTCGAAGTTTGTGCCTGTTCCTGTTGAAAAGCCTATGGGATATGTCAGGGCTGGAATAATGACACTGAGCCATTTTACACCCTTAGGGGCATCGCGTCATAGTTTTCGATCGGATTATTCATGGCCGAAGAAACTATTCATGCTTGACAGATGTTACCTCATAGCGCGATATAAGAATTCAGATGGTCATGAATTGGTGGTGATAAATACCCATAATTCAGCTTTTGCCGATGCTGCAATGCTTCGCGATAAAGAACTGGGAATTCTCCGGACAGTCATGGAAAAGGAATATGCCAAAGGGAATTATATGATCATTGGCGGCGATTGGAACCAAAATCCGCTTCCTTTTAATGAACACCTGATAACGTCGGACGATATAGTGAAAAAAATCGATCCTTCCATTCCGATGAACTTCCTCCCCCCCGGGTGGCAATGGGCTTTTGACCCGTCACAACCAACAAACAGGGATGTTAACGAACCATATGTACATGGTAAGACCAAAACGACCATCATTGACTTTTTTGTCCTGTCGCCAAACATCGAACTCATCGATGTTAAAACTCTCGCTGATGGTTTTACCTTCTCCGACCATCAACCGGTTTATCTAAAAATCAGGCTGATAAAATAG
- the hemW gene encoding radical SAM family heme chaperone HemW, whose amino-acid sequence MAGIYIHIPFCKQKCYYCNFFSVASAKYRKNFTDSLLKEITLQKDYLEDEEIHSIYFGGGTPSLLNPSEISNIIGELRKVHRINQSAEITLEANPDELSREYLKELHLTPVNRLSVGIQSFHQEDLIYLGRVHDSRQAMDCIHDALDTGFINLSVDLIYGMPTLISENWINNLDRAASYGIPHISAYALTIEPKTAIHHYIKQGKILPVTEEQVISHFNILCDTMYRHGYQHYEISNFCKEGWYSRHNTSYWQGKKYLGLGPSSHSFNGHSRQWNIAHLGQYIQSIDLGTVPCECEILTLVQKYDEYIMTSLRTMWGCDLNIIKENFGEVYLTHFMCEAKEYLNSGMIFQEGSRIVLTRKGILIADRIASDLFMADEG is encoded by the coding sequence ATGGCCGGCATTTATATACATATCCCTTTCTGCAAACAAAAATGTTATTATTGTAACTTTTTTTCCGTCGCCTCCGCGAAATACAGGAAAAACTTTACTGATTCCCTTTTGAAAGAAATCACGCTGCAAAAAGATTATCTGGAAGATGAAGAAATCCACAGCATTTATTTTGGCGGAGGGACACCTTCTCTTTTAAATCCATCAGAAATAAGCAATATCATCGGTGAATTACGAAAAGTACATCGAATAAATCAATCAGCAGAGATAACTTTGGAAGCAAATCCTGATGAACTCAGCAGGGAGTATCTGAAAGAGCTCCATCTGACGCCGGTCAACCGGTTAAGTGTCGGTATACAATCTTTCCACCAGGAGGATCTGATTTACCTGGGACGAGTACATGACTCCCGACAGGCTATGGATTGCATTCATGACGCATTGGATACAGGATTTATCAACCTGAGCGTTGATCTGATCTATGGCATGCCCACTCTAATCAGTGAAAATTGGATTAATAATCTTGACCGCGCTGCCTCATATGGTATACCGCATATTTCTGCCTATGCTCTGACCATCGAACCAAAAACCGCTATACACCATTATATTAAGCAGGGAAAAATATTGCCGGTGACCGAAGAGCAAGTCATCAGCCATTTTAATATTTTATGTGACACTATGTATAGGCATGGCTATCAGCATTATGAGATATCCAACTTCTGCAAGGAGGGTTGGTACTCACGTCATAATACCAGCTACTGGCAAGGGAAAAAATATCTTGGCTTAGGCCCATCATCCCATTCTTTCAATGGTCATTCCCGACAATGGAATATCGCTCATCTTGGTCAGTATATTCAGTCGATTGACTTGGGAACCGTGCCTTGTGAATGCGAAATCCTTACACTAGTTCAAAAATATGATGAATATATTATGACTTCCCTGCGGACGATGTGGGGATGTGACCTGAATATCATCAAGGAGAATTTCGGAGAAGTATATCTAACGCACTTCATGTGTGAGGCAAAAGAGTATCTGAATTCCGGTATGATCTTCCAGGAAGGCAGCAGGATTGTTCTGACCCGCAAGGGGATTCTCATTGCCGACCGGATCGCTTCCGATCTTTTCATGGCCGATGAGGGATGA
- a CDS encoding HAMP domain-containing sensor histidine kinase, whose protein sequence is MSIYKQKKRWKILLFIIAVLIVTGSLWYSNIMVRKIAEKERQNISIWADAVQRRADLVTYTQEFFKSIEDEERKRVELLAEATQRLVLAENSEELTFYSEIISGNTTIPVIQTDAEGNIIGVKNIDFDTSLIKKLEGELQKEFSIYEPVTVDVFGNISYLYYKDSRTYTEIRAYLDDLVQSFISEVVLNSVSVPVIITDSTRKKVLEYGNLDPQKMKEPAFLSKTIEEMSSQHDPIVIDFAGQGKRYIFWKDSYLLTRLRFYPVVQFGIIGVFLLIAYLLFSTARKSEQNQVWVGMSKETAHQLGTPLSSMMAWIELLRLKQMDNDIILELEKDIQRLEIITDRFSKIGSPAKLIPENIVKVIYDSIDYLKPRTSKKIIYKVNLTPKKEIIAPLNIHLFEWVIENLCKNAIDAMNGVGSINIDITEDNKHVYVDITDTGKGIQRANHKDVFNPGFTSKKRGWGLGLSLSQRIIRDYHKGRIYVKQSVIDKGTTFRIALRK, encoded by the coding sequence TTGAGCATTTATAAGCAAAAAAAGCGTTGGAAAATACTCCTGTTTATTATCGCTGTTCTGATTGTCACCGGATCATTGTGGTATTCCAACATTATGGTCAGGAAAATTGCCGAGAAAGAACGTCAGAATATCAGTATATGGGCTGATGCTGTCCAGCGCAGAGCCGATCTGGTCACTTACACACAGGAATTCTTCAAATCTATTGAAGATGAGGAACGCAAGCGTGTCGAGCTATTGGCCGAAGCCACACAACGGCTGGTCCTTGCCGAAAACTCTGAAGAGCTGACCTTCTATTCCGAGATCATCTCGGGGAACACCACCATTCCGGTCATTCAAACCGATGCAGAGGGAAATATCATCGGTGTGAAAAATATAGACTTTGATACATCCCTGATTAAAAAATTAGAGGGTGAATTACAAAAAGAGTTTTCTATTTATGAACCTGTTACAGTGGACGTTTTTGGCAATATTTCCTACCTCTATTATAAAGATTCACGGACATATACAGAGATAAGGGCTTATCTTGATGACCTTGTTCAGTCGTTCATTTCAGAAGTTGTGCTGAATTCCGTATCCGTGCCGGTTATCATTACCGACAGCACGAGAAAAAAAGTTCTTGAATATGGTAACCTTGACCCGCAAAAGATGAAAGAACCGGCCTTTTTAAGCAAAACGATTGAGGAGATGTCATCACAGCATGATCCTATTGTCATCGATTTTGCCGGCCAGGGAAAACGGTATATTTTCTGGAAGGATTCCTATTTGTTGACACGATTACGGTTTTATCCGGTTGTCCAATTCGGGATTATCGGTGTGTTTTTACTTATTGCCTATCTGCTTTTCAGTACAGCCCGCAAGTCGGAACAAAATCAGGTGTGGGTGGGGATGTCAAAGGAAACAGCTCATCAGCTCGGTACTCCCTTATCTTCAATGATGGCATGGATAGAGCTGCTAAGATTAAAACAAATGGATAATGACATTATATTGGAACTGGAAAAAGATATCCAGCGGCTGGAAATCATTACCGACAGGTTCTCCAAGATAGGCTCGCCGGCTAAACTGATACCTGAAAACATTGTTAAGGTCATTTATGATTCTATTGACTATCTCAAACCCCGGACATCAAAAAAAATCATTTATAAAGTCAACCTGACACCAAAAAAGGAGATCATTGCCCCACTAAACATTCACCTTTTTGAATGGGTTATTGAAAATCTATGCAAGAATGCCATTGATGCCATGAATGGCGTAGGTTCCATTAATATTGACATAACTGAGGATAATAAGCACGTTTATGTTGATATCACCGATACAGGCAAAGGTATCCAGCGAGCGAACCATAAAGATGTCTTCAACCCGGGATTCACAAGTAAAAAAAGAGGCTGGGGCCTCGGGCTGTCCCTTTCACAACGAATCATCAGAGATTACCACAAAGGACGCATATACGTCAAACAATCCGTGATCGATAAAGGTACAACATTCAGGATCGCTTTGAGGAAGTAA
- the corA gene encoding magnesium/cobalt transporter CorA has protein sequence MSTLNVKLSKTAGTPPGTLVYTGERTQYETQLELIQYDETRHFRIQSDDPSLILKEIKPGMINWINVTGFRNLTVIGQICDHFAIHPLHQEDICNAEHLPKAEDNDQYLFLTLKFLEYDVENDVIVPEHISMILGQDYILSFQEKPGDSFDQIRDRILKSQGKIRSKGCDYLLYRLIDNIVDHYYLVLDTLEESIEQLEDNLIHRPSNEMAEIIMSHKKKLIFLKKTIFPFTDEFRRLIIEETVLINPKTYTYFADILDHLSHFVQSIESYRETINSLMDLHVSNNANRMNNIMMTLTMIATIFIPLTWVAGIYGMNFQFMPELNWKLGYPFILAIMVAIGIGMYIYMKRKRWF, from the coding sequence ATGTCCACTTTAAATGTAAAATTAAGCAAAACAGCCGGAACTCCACCAGGAACGCTCGTTTATACAGGAGAAAGAACACAGTATGAAACGCAACTGGAATTAATCCAATATGATGAAACCAGGCATTTCAGGATACAAAGTGATGATCCATCATTGATATTAAAGGAAATAAAACCTGGCATGATCAACTGGATCAATGTCACCGGGTTCAGAAACCTTACGGTCATCGGGCAAATTTGTGACCATTTCGCTATCCATCCTTTGCATCAGGAGGATATTTGCAATGCGGAACACCTCCCTAAAGCAGAGGATAATGATCAATACCTTTTCTTAACATTAAAATTTCTGGAATATGATGTGGAGAATGATGTCATTGTACCAGAGCATATCAGTATGATCCTGGGGCAGGATTATATCCTGTCGTTCCAGGAAAAACCCGGTGATTCATTTGACCAGATCAGGGACAGGATACTAAAAAGTCAGGGTAAGATACGCAGCAAGGGGTGCGATTACCTTTTGTACAGGTTGATCGATAATATTGTGGATCATTATTATCTGGTTCTTGACACATTGGAGGAATCAATTGAACAGCTTGAGGACAATTTGATACACAGACCCTCCAATGAGATGGCCGAGATCATCATGAGCCATAAAAAGAAGCTCATTTTTCTGAAAAAAACCATTTTCCCTTTTACAGATGAATTCAGAAGGCTGATCATTGAAGAAACGGTGCTGATCAATCCCAAGACTTATACCTATTTCGCTGATATATTAGATCACCTGAGTCACTTCGTACAATCCATTGAAAGTTACCGGGAAACAATAAACAGCCTGATGGATCTTCATGTATCGAACAATGCAAACCGGATGAACAACATCATGATGACACTCACCATGATCGCTACCATATTTATTCCCCTTACTTGGGTAGCCGGCATTTATGGCATGAATTTCCAGTTCATGCCGGAGCTTAACTGGAAGCTGGGCTACCCATTTATTTTGGCTATCATGGTTGCAATTGGCATTGGAATGTATATCTACATGAAAAGAAAGAGATGGTTCTAG
- the menA gene encoding 1,4-dihydroxy-2-naphthoate octaprenyltransferase encodes MNALNTPTLKKWWISIRPFAMPASTMPVIFGTVLAALYGNYPFRPGVFVLALLGMVILHSAANILSDITDYRKGLDTVPTPVSGGIVRGILSPMEAKRVSILLFVTGTIIGLILTWLSGYFLLVIGITGLIIGIFYTLGDKIALKYHAFGDFAVFMNFGILGSLGAWYVQSSTFSWIPALWAVPMALLVIAILHANNWRDIASDNQGKIFTVASLLGDKGSLRYYAFLIFGPFIIIYGFIFIPRLISPNIPAMPLPFIIVIFALPLAIILWRKALSRFHPKKPMDFITLDGATATLNLAFGILCTLSLFIYAFIN; translated from the coding sequence ATGAATGCACTGAATACGCCGACACTGAAAAAATGGTGGATATCCATTCGGCCTTTTGCCATGCCGGCTTCAACCATGCCGGTGATCTTCGGTACTGTGCTGGCGGCACTCTACGGCAATTATCCATTCCGGCCCGGAGTGTTTGTATTGGCCTTGCTGGGTATGGTCATCCTGCACTCCGCTGCAAACATTCTCAGCGACATAACCGACTACCGGAAGGGTCTTGATACTGTGCCGACACCTGTCAGCGGAGGTATTGTCAGGGGTATCCTTTCCCCCATGGAAGCCAAGCGGGTATCCATACTGTTGTTTGTCACTGGTACCATCATTGGCCTTATTCTAACATGGCTCAGCGGTTATTTTTTACTGGTGATCGGCATAACAGGACTTATTATAGGAATTTTCTATACACTCGGTGATAAAATCGCCCTTAAATACCATGCATTCGGGGATTTTGCTGTATTCATGAATTTTGGTATCCTGGGCTCTCTTGGGGCATGGTATGTGCAAAGCAGCACATTTTCATGGATACCGGCTCTCTGGGCTGTCCCTATGGCACTCCTGGTCATAGCCATTCTTCATGCCAATAACTGGCGGGATATTGCATCGGATAATCAGGGAAAGATCTTCACGGTGGCTTCGTTGCTCGGTGATAAAGGATCGTTGCGGTATTATGCTTTCCTGATTTTTGGTCCGTTTATCATCATTTATGGCTTTATTTTTATTCCCCGCCTTATCTCGCCAAACATTCCGGCCATGCCCTTGCCCTTCATTATTGTCATCTTTGCCCTGCCCCTGGCCATTATCCTGTGGCGTAAGGCCCTTAGCCGGTTTCATCCTAAAAAACCCATGGATTTTATTACCCTCGATGGTGCAACAGCCACACTCAACCTGGCCTTTGGCATACTCTGTACACTGTCATTATTTATTTATGCATTCATTAATTAA
- a CDS encoding type II CAAX endopeptidase family protein: MNKPMNSWSGKVYLFPFTLLAIFMFVPLFVIRTIGGFDFWWWMSSNLVVLIGLALLMERNYRLILSEDIGTDFIRKLITGILSAVILYAVFFVGDILSRHILGFAGQEIGKIYAFKGGAAPLRIVVLMVLLIGPGEELLWRGFLQRNLSLKFGKMIGFNLTMVIYTGVHLASGNIMLVVAALVCGLFWGWLYLRYQSMVVNMISHTLWDVAVFIVFPFY; the protein is encoded by the coding sequence ATGAATAAACCCATGAATTCCTGGTCCGGTAAGGTGTATCTATTCCCGTTTACATTACTGGCCATATTCATGTTTGTACCCTTGTTCGTCATAAGGACTATCGGTGGTTTCGATTTTTGGTGGTGGATGAGCTCAAACCTGGTCGTTTTGATCGGATTGGCTTTACTGATGGAAAGAAATTACAGGCTCATACTTTCAGAAGATATCGGAACCGATTTTATCAGAAAACTAATTACCGGAATTCTATCGGCAGTCATTCTTTATGCGGTGTTCTTTGTCGGGGACATTTTATCGCGTCATATACTCGGTTTTGCCGGTCAGGAAATCGGCAAAATATATGCATTTAAGGGAGGGGCTGCACCGCTGAGAATTGTTGTTTTAATGGTGCTCCTGATCGGCCCTGGTGAGGAATTACTCTGGCGGGGATTTTTGCAAAGGAACCTGTCATTAAAATTTGGGAAAATGATAGGATTTAACCTCACCATGGTGATTTATACAGGTGTGCATCTCGCCAGCGGCAACATTATGCTTGTTGTGGCTGCATTGGTTTGTGGCCTTTTTTGGGGATGGCTTTATTTGCGTTACCAGTCGATGGTAGTCAACATGATCAGTCATACCCTGTGGGACGTCGCTGTGTTCATAGTGTTCCCCTTTTATTGA